In Mastigocladopsis repens PCC 10914, a single window of DNA contains:
- a CDS encoding SH3 domain-containing protein yields the protein MFKFNQQLTALAFLTLIVTGGTVPAGATQNQTPAEQLCQLRQGIKPVCTVLVTAPIGVAIRSGPGSNYEKIGAIPYQHDVNVRVSKSSREWVKLADRPGWIHSQYLQKVGD from the coding sequence ATGTTTAAATTCAACCAACAACTGACTGCCTTAGCATTTTTAACACTAATCGTAACTGGCGGAACTGTGCCAGCCGGTGCTACTCAAAATCAAACCCCAGCAGAACAGCTATGTCAACTGCGACAAGGTATTAAACCTGTTTGCACAGTGTTGGTAACTGCTCCAATTGGAGTTGCCATCCGCTCTGGTCCTGGTTCTAATTACGAAAAAATCGGTGCCATCCCTTATCAACACGATGTCAACGTCAGGGTAAGTAAATCTTCTCGCGAGTGGGTAAAGCTTGCTGATCGTCCTGGCTGGATTCATTCTCAGTATTTGCAAAAGGTTGGCGACTGA
- a CDS encoding AMP-dependent synthetase/ligase has product MSKTYDSSSIFSNITERERQELQRLADYSNLKSLPEIWSLVAKRCGDTVALRDPHAQPEVVITYTQLFQKIQQFAAGLQALGVKVGDRVSLIADNSPRWLIADQGIMTAGAVDAVRSSQAEREELVFILTNSGSTALVVEDLKTFSKLKERLHDLPIQLVILLSNEAPPTDETLKIFNFNQLMEMGAQQSLTPVQHTPDTLATLMYTSGTTGKPKGAMLSHRNLMHQVLTLGAVVQPQVGDTALSILPTWHVYERSCEYFLLSQGCTQIYTNLRSIKRDLKEFKPSYLVCVPRLLESIYEGVQKQFREQPANKQRLINYFLGVSEQYIKTQRIAQGLSLENLNPSIVERLAASIQASALFPLHALGERLVYAKVREATGGKIKQMFSGGGALPKHIDDFFEIINIEILQGYGLTETAPVTHGRRYWRNLRGSVGQPIPGTETKIVDPETRKPLPTGERGLVLLRGAQIMQGYYQNPEATAKAIDTEGWFDSGDLGWVTPQNDLVLTGRAKDTIVLTNGENIEPQPIEDACLRSPYIDQIMLVGQDQRSLGALIVPNLEALQKWVEALNLQMRLPDEAAKEQNKEDSAHQTEVSLESKIIQDLFRQELNREVQNRPGYRPDDRIGPFKLILEPFSVENGMMTQTLKIRRHVVMERYRDTINGMFA; this is encoded by the coding sequence ATGTCTAAAACATACGATAGCTCTTCTATATTCTCTAACATTACTGAGCGAGAGCGCCAGGAATTGCAGCGTTTAGCAGATTACTCCAACCTGAAGTCACTGCCAGAAATTTGGTCTTTGGTAGCAAAGCGATGTGGTGATACTGTCGCCTTGCGCGATCCTCATGCTCAACCAGAAGTTGTTATTACATACACGCAACTATTTCAAAAAATTCAACAATTTGCTGCTGGGTTGCAAGCATTAGGGGTGAAAGTAGGAGACCGTGTTTCCCTGATTGCTGACAACTCTCCCCGGTGGTTAATTGCAGATCAAGGCATTATGACTGCTGGGGCTGTTGATGCAGTGCGGAGTTCCCAGGCAGAACGGGAAGAACTTGTATTTATATTGACAAATAGTGGTAGTACGGCGCTTGTTGTAGAAGATTTGAAAACTTTCAGCAAGCTGAAGGAGCGCCTTCACGATTTGCCCATTCAACTGGTGATTTTACTTTCAAATGAAGCACCACCAACAGACGAAACTTTGAAAATCTTTAACTTTAACCAGTTGATGGAAATGGGGGCACAGCAGAGTTTGACACCAGTTCAGCACACCCCTGATACTCTGGCAACCCTAATGTATACTTCTGGCACAACAGGCAAACCTAAAGGCGCAATGCTTTCTCATAGGAACTTGATGCATCAAGTTTTAACGCTGGGAGCAGTTGTGCAACCGCAAGTGGGAGACACGGCTTTGAGCATTCTCCCCACCTGGCACGTCTACGAACGCAGTTGTGAGTATTTCTTACTTTCTCAAGGTTGTACGCAAATTTATACTAACTTGCGCTCTATAAAACGGGATTTGAAAGAATTTAAACCCAGTTACCTGGTATGTGTGCCGCGCTTATTAGAATCAATTTATGAAGGAGTGCAAAAGCAGTTCCGCGAACAACCAGCAAATAAGCAACGCTTGATTAACTACTTTCTGGGCGTTAGCGAACAGTATATCAAAACGCAGCGAATTGCCCAAGGATTGAGTTTAGAAAATCTTAACCCTTCAATAGTCGAGCGATTAGCCGCTAGTATACAAGCATCTGCTTTGTTCCCGCTCCATGCTTTGGGAGAACGACTCGTTTATGCCAAGGTAAGAGAGGCGACAGGGGGAAAAATCAAGCAAATGTTTAGCGGTGGTGGTGCGCTTCCCAAGCACATAGATGACTTTTTTGAAATTATTAATATAGAAATTTTGCAGGGCTATGGCTTAACGGAAACCGCTCCTGTGACTCATGGACGTCGTTATTGGCGCAATTTACGTGGTTCAGTTGGGCAACCAATACCGGGTACAGAAACTAAAATAGTTGATCCTGAGACTCGTAAACCCTTACCTACGGGGGAGCGAGGTTTGGTGCTGCTCAGAGGAGCGCAAATTATGCAAGGCTATTACCAAAACCCTGAAGCCACTGCCAAGGCAATTGACACTGAAGGCTGGTTTGATAGCGGTGATTTAGGTTGGGTCACACCGCAAAATGACTTGGTACTGACCGGACGAGCCAAAGATACCATTGTATTAACAAATGGAGAAAATATTGAGCCTCAGCCGATTGAAGATGCGTGTTTGCGATCGCCCTACATAGATCAGATAATGCTCGTTGGGCAAGACCAACGTAGTCTCGGTGCATTGATTGTCCCCAATTTGGAAGCCCTGCAAAAATGGGTAGAAGCTCTCAATCTACAGATGCGTCTACCAGATGAAGCCGCCAAAGAACAAAATAAAGAGGACTCAGCACATCAGACGGAAGTCAGCCTGGAGAGTAAAATAATTCAGGATTTATTTCGGCAAGAATTGAATCGGGAAGTGCAAAACCGTCCAGGCTATCGACCGGATGACCGCATTGGTCCGTTCAAGCTCATTCTGGAGCCGTTTTCAGTTGAAAATGGCATGATGACACAAACACTGAAAATTAGGCGGCACGTCGTGATGGAGCGCTATCGCGATACTATTAACGGAATGTTTGCCTAA
- a CDS encoding YlqD family protein: MDVSKPQLLLKRVVNVKAVVTHLWKEEVQQQLQTQINQIDQQLQQIDSEGQRAISAIQKQSLQPPGPQTLQQIENIQVQVNQKKSELLEQKNQSLQNLQQVQFLELDQEVNQFQMEGFFRVEPGDNLISKLQVEVVLRDGVVEEIRGDI; this comes from the coding sequence ATGGATGTCTCCAAACCTCAACTGCTGCTAAAACGGGTTGTTAATGTCAAAGCAGTCGTCACTCACCTTTGGAAAGAGGAAGTGCAGCAGCAACTGCAAACGCAAATCAATCAAATTGACCAGCAGCTGCAACAGATCGACAGCGAAGGACAGCGAGCGATTTCAGCAATTCAAAAGCAGAGTCTGCAACCACCTGGTCCCCAAACCCTGCAACAAATTGAGAATATCCAAGTTCAAGTCAATCAAAAGAAAAGCGAACTCTTGGAGCAGAAAAACCAAAGTCTGCAAAATCTACAGCAAGTGCAGTTTCTAGAGTTGGATCAGGAAGTGAACCAATTCCAAATGGAAGGCTTTTTCCGCGTGGAACCAGGTGATAACTTGATTAGCAAATTACAGGTAGAAGTTGTGCTACGTGATGGTGTTGTAGAAGAAATTCGTGGCGATATTTAA